The following is a genomic window from Anas acuta unplaced genomic scaffold, bAnaAcu1.1 SCAFFOLD_235, whole genome shotgun sequence.
GagatgggattgggatgggatgggattgggactgggatggggatgggatgggatgggatgggatgggatgggatgggatgggatgggatgggatgggggtggggatgggattgggattgggattgggatggggatggggatgggatggggatgggaattGGGATTGgaattgggatgggatggggatggggatggggatgggggtgggatggggatgggattgggatggggatggggatggggatggattgggatggggattgggatgggattgggatggggatgggatggggtgggatggggatgggatgggattaggattgggattgggatgggatgggatgggaatgggatgggattgggattggattgggattgggatgggatggggatggatggggatgggatggggatgggtcCTCGGTGGGGTGACCGGGGGTGGCACAAGGGGGGACAGGGGGTCCCTGGGGTGATATGGTGGGGGTGTCCCCAAGATCGTGGGacagggggttttgggggtgaCACaatgggggtgtccccagggttGGGGATAAGGGGTCTTTGGGGTGATGGGGTGCCCAGGATGACGTGGTGGTGGGGGTCCCTAGGGTGGGGGGACAAGGGGGGCGTCCCTGGGGGGGCACAgtgggggtgtccccatggtggTGGGACAGGGGGGTCCTTGGGGTGACATAATGGGGGTGTCCTCAGGGTGATctcatgggggggggggacacaagggCTTGACTGGGGGGTCCCCAAAGTGATGGGTGGGGGGTCCCCAAGGGGCTGTGACAgcgggggggtccccaaggggACGTGACGGGGGGGGTCCCTGGTGCGCAGCGGGGGGGACACCGCGGtgacccccccctttttcctcttttcccccccctccccacaagGCCCGCGGCTGTCGGGGGGCCACAGCCTCCACGAGACGTCCACGGTGCTGGTGGTGGAGACGGTGacgcggggggggggcgcggggccccCCCGCCTTCGGGACCCTCCCCAAATTCTCGTCGGACGCCAGCAAGGTGGTGGCGCGGGGCCCGGGGCTGGCCACGGCCTACGTGGGGcagaaaaaatcacttctcCGTCGACTGCAGCAAGGCCGTGTGCGTGGGGAGGGGGATCtggggggatctgggggggatctgggggggaTCTGGTAGTGTTGTTGGGGATCTGGTGGTGGGATCAGGTGGAGGGGGATCTGGTGTTGGTGTGGGGatctggtggtggtggagggatctggtggtggtgctggggatcTGGTGTTGTTGGGATCTGGTGGAGGGGATCTGGCGGTGGTGTTGGGATCTGGTGGGGGGGatctggtggtgctgggggggatCTGGTGGCAGGGGGATCTGGTGGAGGGGATCTGGTGGTGGTGTTGGGATCTGGTGGGGGGGATctggtggtggcggtggtggtgggATCTGGTGATGCTGCTGGTGGGATCTGGTGGCGGTGTTGGGATCTGGTGGAGGGGATCTGGCGGTAGCGGTGGTGGTGGGATCTGGTGACGATGCTGATGGGATCTGGTGGTGTGGTGTGGTGTGGATCTGGTGGTATTGTTGGGGATCTGGTGGTGGTGTTGGGATCTGGTGGGGGGGATCTGGatctggtggtggtggagggatCCGGTGGTGGTGTTGGGGATCTGGTGTTGTTGTTGGGGATCTGGTGGCGGTGTTGGGATCTGGTGGGGGGGatctggtggtggtggagggatTTGGTGGAGGGGATCTGGCGGTGGGATATGGTGATGCTGCTGATGGGATCTGGTGGTGGTGTTGGGATCTGGTGGGGGGGATCTGGTGGCATTGGTGGGGATCTAGTGGCAGTGGTGGGGATCTGGTGTTAGTGTTGGGATCTGGTGGATGGGatctggtggtggtggtgggatcTGGTGGGGGGGatctggtggtggtggaggggatCTGGTGTTGTCGTTAGGGATCTGGTGGTTCTGGTGGGGATCTGGTGGTATTGTTGGTGATCTGGTGGCGGCGGTGGGGATCGAGTGGATCCTCCCGCCTGATCCCACTACCCCCCCCCTACCCCGTTTCCAGGCAGCAACATGCTGATGGTGGGGGTGCACGGCCCCAAGACGCCGTGCGAGGAGGTGTACGTGAAGCACGTGGGCAGCCGCGTCTACAACGTCACCTACACGGTGAAGGAGAAGGGCGATTACCTGCTCATCCTGCGCTGGGGGGACGACAACGTCCCCGGCAGCCCCTTCCGCGTCTCCGTGCCCTGAGcggcccccccccacccccccacccccccaccaccCCGAAGCGCACAATAAAAGCGCTGGAAGCAACCCCAAGGGGGGAACGTGTggttatttggggggggggctggggttaaggggggagtggggggaCTTGGGGTCAAGGGGGTCATGCGGTCGGGGGGGCCTGGGGTCAAGGGGGTTGTGGGTTATGGGGGTGCTGACAGCCCCCCGGGGGGACGTGGTTATTTGGGGGGGGTTCTGGGGTCAAAGGGGGCATTAGGGGGGAGTTTGGGGTCAAGGGGGTCATGGGGTCggaggggtcctggggtcaagggggtcgtggggggggagtggggggacTTGGGGTCAAGGGGGTCCTGGGATCAAGGATgggttggggggggtttggggtcaagggggtcctggggtcaggggggtcctggggtcaaGGGGGTCGTGGGGGGGTCGTGGGGGGACTTGGGGTCAAGGGGGTCAGGGGGGTTGTGGGTTATGGGGGTGCTGACAGCCCCCAGGGGGAGCGTCTggttatttggggggggggtcctggggtcctgggggtcAAGGGTGTCAGGGGGGGTCGTGGGGGGTCATGGGGTCAGAGGGTCCTGGGGTCAAGGGGGTTGTGGGTTATGGGGATGCTGGCACCCCCCGGAGGGATGTGTggttatttgggggggggtcctggggtcaaggggggggttaggggggtcaggggggggtCGTAGGGGGACCTGGGGTCAAGGGAGTCGTGGGGTcagggggtcctggggtcaaGGGGGTTGTGGGTTGTGGGGGTGCTgacagcccccgggggggcgtCTGgttatttggggggggtcctggggttaaggggggagtgggggggtcgtggggggacttggggtcaatggggtcagGGGGTCGGGGTTTCTGGGGTCAAGGGGGTCATGGGGGAGGCATAGGGGGGTCGTGGGGGGACTTGGGTCAAGGGGGTTGTGGGTTAtgggggtgctggcagcccccggggggatGTGTggttatttgggggggggttctGGGGTTAAGAGGGGGGTAGGGGGGGGTTGGGGTCAAGGGGGTCATGGGTTATGGGGGTGCTGACACCCCCCCGGGGGGACGTGTggttatttgggggggggtcctggggtcaagggggttgtgggggggtCGTGGGGGGACTTGGGGTCAAGGGGGTCATGGGGTCAGGGGGGCCTGGGGTCAAGGGGGTCGTGGGGGGGTCATTGGGGGAACTTGGGGTCaaggggggagtggggggggcgtgggggggttgtggggggacTTGGGGTCAAGGGGGTCATGGGTTATGGGGGTGCTGGCAGCAACCCCAAGGGGGGGACGTGTGGTTATTTGGGGGGGTTCTGGGGTCaaggggggagtggggggggagTGGGAGGACTTGGGGTCAAGGGGGGAGTGGGTTACGGGGGTGCTGACAGCCCCCAGGGGGGCGTCTggttatttgggggggggtcctggggtcaagggggccgtgggggggtcagggggggtcGTGGGGGActtggggtcaatggggtcagGGGTTATGGGGGTGCTGACACCCCCCCGGGGGGACGTGTggttatttgggggggggtcctgggggggtcccaggcattgggggggctggggggggtcatGGGGCGCTGACAccccctggggggctgcggggtggtgtctgggggggggtcgtggggttgggggggggggtcctgggggggggctcccatTGATGGGGATCCCcgaggggggggtcccggggggggggggggggcggggacaCCGAGTCCTTGAAGGACACCGCGCACTGCGCATGCGCGGGGCGCGCCCAGCACCGAGGGGGCGTGGCCAACGCGGAGGGGGGCGTGGTCAAATCATACTGGGCGTGGCTTGGGGCGTGGCTGTGCGGAGGGGGTTTTCCCGCCGGGCGGTTGCCGAGGCAACGGGGGCGTGGCTTCGGCGCGAAGGGGGCGTGTCCTGGCTGTGCGCATGCGCTGTAAGCCCTCCGCGAACCCGGAAGTGGCGGGCGCCATGGCGGGCAGGGGGAAGCTGATCGCGGTGGTGGGCGACGAGGACACCGTGACCGGGTtcctgctggggggggtgggCGAGCTCAACAAGCACCGCAAGGCCAACTTCCTGGTGGTGGAGAAGGACACCAGCGTGGCCGAGATCGAGGAGACCTTCCGgtgggcctggggggggggtcctggggggctggggggggtcctgaggcCTAGGGGGGGTCTTGAGGCCTAGGGGAGGGGGCccagggggcagggggacacgagatgggggggtttggggggtccTGAGTCCTGAGGGGGGGCCTGGGGGTCGGGGGGAGTCggggtttgggggtttggggggttctGGGGGTCCTcagtggggatggggggggggtcctgaggcCTGGAGGGGGGTCGTGAGCCTTGGGGAGGGGGGCCAGGGGGTAGGGGGACAGGAgatgggggggggttggggggtccTGAGTCCTGAGGGGGGGCCTGGGGGTCGGGGGGAGCCgggatttgggggtttggggggttctGGGGATCCTcagtggggatgggggggggtcctgaggcctggggggggtcctgaggcCTGGGGGTgtatggggagggggggtcttgggggtcccaggggtcttaggtggggctggggggggtcttgAGGCCTAGGGGGGGTCTTGAGGCCTAGGGGAGGGGGCCCAAGGGGCAGGGGGATAGGAgatggggggggttgggggtcttgggggtgttaggtggggctggggggggttcAGGGGTCGGGGGGAGCCGAgatgggggggtttggggggtcctgggggtcctCAGTGGGTATGGGGGGGTCCCGAGGCCTGGGGgtgcatggggagggggggtcttgggggtcccaggggtcttaggtggggctggggggcgttCAGGGGTCAGGGGGAGCCGAgatgggggggtttggggggtcctgggggtcctcagtggggatgggggggtcccGAGGCCTGGGGGGGCTTGAGGGGGGTCTCGAGTCCTGGTGGAGGGCCCTGGGGGTCAGGGGGAGTCGGGatgggggggggttgtggggtcctggggtcgtaggtggggctggggggggtcctgaggcCTGGGGGTgtatggggagggggggtcccaggggtcTTAGGTGGGGCTTGGGGGGAGTCTTGAGGCCTGGAGGGGGGGTCCTGGAGGTCccaggtggggctggggggggtcctgaggcCTTGAGGGGGGGGTTCAGGGGTCAGGGGGACCCGGGAtgagggggttttggggggtcctggggcGGGGCGAGTGTCCCGAGTCCTGGGGGGGGGCCTTGTGTGGGGGTCCCGAGTGCtgggggtgcctgggggggggtcttGAGGGTCCCAGGGGTCTtaggtggggctggggggggtcccgagtCCTGGGGGAGGTAGAGAGGGGGCTCGAAGGCCCCAGGAGTCcatggtggggctgggggagccctcTTTGGATTGGGGGGGGTCAGACCCTGAGCGTCCTGGGGGCCTTTTAGGGGGTCCTGGGGACCCTTATGGAAGTCTTGGAGGGCTTTTTGGGGGGTCCTGCTGGCCTTTTAGGGGTGTCTTGGGG
Proteins encoded in this region:
- the LOC137849244 gene encoding LOW QUALITY PROTEIN: V-type proton ATPase subunit F-like (The sequence of the model RefSeq protein was modified relative to this genomic sequence to represent the inferred CDS: inserted 2 bases in 2 codons), whose protein sequence is MRCKPSANPEVAGAMAGRGKLIAVVGDEDTVTGFLLGGVGELNKHRKANFLVVEKDTSVAEIEETFRSFLSRXDIGIILINQCIAELIRHAVEAHTRSLPAVLEIPSKEHXYDAAKDSVLRRARGMFTADDLR